A single Natranaerobius thermophilus JW/NM-WN-LF DNA region contains:
- a CDS encoding DUF6449 domain-containing protein, with protein MKSILPLFNKGLVFSNLKRFWWVSALYSLLLFFIVPFQMIIQLDEVTQSSFMQDRLLNLLDLTTNPGQTQFLLVFVLPVVVAILVFRYLQLGSAASMFHSLPVTRKQLYLNNLISGLIILVIPVLFNGFLLTLFHATTELSWVYNMGHVFNWGGYTLLFILIMYSFAVFVGMFTGNSVAQLVFNYILHILPLGLFYLIQTNLPHLIHGYSRNIITEPAFLEKLPLMVIGNAEITEVIIWYLVFSAIFFISAYYAYKLRHIEVAGDLISFSVIQPIFKYGVTFCTMLLGGAYSASISHGSLGAIVFGYLISSLVGYFIAEMLIQKTYKVFNAYKGYLIYLGIIILLFVGIQADVTGYQSRVPDSEEVESVFFGRGAYQFRQIQEGHIEPSKVSGFYQEHENIENVIKLHEKLIKTDKNTQGSHYSLIYTLKDGSVIARDYTINQEHYTSLLKPIYESLEYKEAEYPILQQDASKIDSITLGDDRNPENQITLTDEQEIQTFSEIISSEIMELEYEELHQQNRNYLFASIEDEEGTTYYQLKESYEELRNWLVEEGYYEDFALSHEDIRYIEIGEDDFSHGVRAGESEEQTIEIRDPELIKEVFQLSSAAPRGNRSDSDYFWATFHFQDNMGRQQFVDQLALSDTMWEDLSSELHNKLEQVLQESD; from the coding sequence ATGAAATCGATACTACCATTATTTAATAAAGGGCTGGTATTCAGTAACTTAAAAAGGTTTTGGTGGGTAAGTGCCCTATATAGTTTATTGCTTTTTTTCATAGTACCTTTTCAGATGATAATTCAGTTAGATGAAGTGACCCAGTCTAGCTTTATGCAAGATCGATTACTTAATCTATTAGATCTAACTACAAATCCCGGGCAAACTCAGTTCTTGCTTGTTTTCGTCCTACCCGTAGTCGTAGCTATTCTGGTATTTCGTTATTTACAATTAGGTAGCGCAGCTTCTATGTTTCACAGTTTACCCGTCACCAGAAAGCAACTATATCTCAACAATCTAATCTCAGGTTTAATCATTTTAGTAATTCCAGTCTTATTTAACGGTTTCTTACTTACTTTATTCCATGCCACTACCGAACTTTCTTGGGTTTACAACATGGGGCATGTATTTAACTGGGGAGGTTACACTCTACTATTCATCTTGATAATGTACAGTTTTGCCGTTTTCGTAGGAATGTTTACTGGAAACTCCGTGGCACAGTTGGTGTTTAACTATATTTTGCATATCCTTCCCCTGGGATTATTTTATCTTATTCAAACGAATTTGCCCCATTTAATTCACGGATACAGTAGAAATATTATCACTGAACCGGCATTTTTGGAGAAACTACCACTAATGGTAATTGGAAATGCAGAGATAACTGAAGTGATTATTTGGTATCTAGTGTTTTCTGCTATTTTCTTTATTAGTGCATATTATGCTTACAAGTTGAGACACATTGAAGTGGCTGGTGACCTGATTTCATTTAGTGTAATTCAACCTATATTTAAATACGGAGTTACCTTTTGTACCATGTTATTAGGTGGTGCCTATTCGGCTAGTATTTCCCATGGCAGTCTCGGAGCTATTGTCTTTGGATATTTGATTAGTTCACTGGTAGGATACTTTATAGCAGAAATGTTAATTCAAAAAACTTATAAAGTGTTTAATGCTTATAAGGGGTATTTAATCTATCTAGGAATAATTATCTTACTATTCGTTGGAATTCAGGCCGATGTTACAGGATATCAAAGTCGAGTTCCAGATAGTGAAGAGGTTGAGTCAGTGTTTTTTGGACGAGGTGCTTATCAGTTCCGGCAGATTCAAGAAGGACACATTGAGCCCTCTAAAGTTTCCGGTTTTTATCAAGAACATGAAAATATTGAAAATGTCATCAAACTCCATGAAAAACTGATAAAAACTGATAAAAATACTCAAGGATCACATTACAGTCTCATATACACTTTGAAAGATGGAAGTGTCATTGCTAGAGATTACACAATAAATCAAGAACACTACACATCATTACTGAAGCCGATCTATGAATCTTTAGAATATAAAGAGGCCGAATATCCGATACTGCAGCAAGATGCCAGTAAAATTGACAGCATTACCCTGGGAGATGATCGCAATCCAGAAAACCAAATCACCTTGACTGACGAGCAAGAAATTCAAACATTTTCTGAAATAATCAGTTCAGAAATAATGGAACTAGAATATGAAGAGTTACATCAACAAAATAGAAATTACTTGTTCGCCTCCATAGAAGACGAAGAAGGAACAACTTATTATCAGTTAAAAGAAAGCTATGAGGAACTTAGAAACTGGCTAGTAGAAGAAGGGTATTATGAAGATTTTGCTTTATCCCACGAAGATATCAGGTATATTGAGATCGGTGAAGATGATTTTTCACATGGTGTTAGAGCTGGTGAATCCGAAGAGCAAACAATTGAAATTAGAGATCCTGAACTAATCAAAGAAGTTTTCCAACTTAGTAGTGCTGCTCCTAGAGGTAACCGAAGCGATTCCGATTATTTTTGGGCTACATTCCACTTCCAAGACAATATGGGAAGACAACAATTTGTCGATCAGCTGGCATTGAGTGATACTATGTGGGAAGATTTATCCTCTGAGTTACACAACAAACTGGAGCAAGTTTTACAGGAAAGTGATTAA
- a CDS encoding ABC transporter ATP-binding protein, translating into MIEINNLTKSFGDIKALDNISTTIETGSIYGLLGPNGAGKTTLIKHIAGIYRPDSGSIDIKDKSVYENPEIKSSLYYIPDDLYFFNQYSIKETAKFYARMYPSWNHERFKKLQDYFPIDINKRVTKLSKGMQKQVAFWLGICTMPDIMILDEPVDGLDPVMRKKVWNLMLQDVAERDTTILVSSHNLRELEEICSHIGIIYNGKIVVERELDNLKTDIHKIQVAFDDLSPTELLQDFEVLHHSKNGSINLLIVRGDKEEILSQLQQANPLILDLLSLTLEEIFIYELGGKGYEIDTTII; encoded by the coding sequence ATGATTGAAATAAATAATCTTACTAAAAGTTTCGGGGATATTAAAGCCCTGGATAATATCAGTACAACCATAGAAACCGGTTCTATCTATGGTTTACTGGGTCCCAATGGTGCTGGTAAGACAACATTAATTAAACATATCGCAGGCATTTATCGTCCAGATAGTGGTTCTATCGACATCAAGGATAAATCAGTTTATGAAAATCCCGAAATCAAATCATCACTCTATTATATTCCTGATGATCTGTACTTTTTTAATCAATATAGCATCAAGGAAACTGCCAAGTTTTACGCTAGAATGTATCCTAGTTGGAATCATGAAAGATTTAAAAAATTACAGGACTATTTTCCAATCGATATCAACAAAAGGGTTACAAAACTGTCCAAAGGAATGCAAAAACAAGTTGCCTTTTGGCTAGGTATCTGTACTATGCCAGATATCATGATCTTAGATGAACCGGTAGATGGTTTAGACCCGGTCATGCGTAAAAAAGTATGGAATTTAATGCTTCAAGATGTAGCCGAAAGAGATACTACAATATTAGTTTCATCACATAATTTAAGAGAGCTAGAAGAGATTTGCTCACATATCGGTATTATCTATAATGGCAAAATTGTAGTGGAAAGGGAACTAGACAATTTAAAAACTGATATTCACAAAATTCAAGTAGCCTTTGATGACCTCTCCCCTACTGAACTGCTCCAGGATTTTGAAGTCCTTCACCACTCTAAAAATGGAAGTATAAATCTCTTAATAGTCAGGGGAGATAAAGAAGAAATCTTGTCTCAATTACAACAGGCCAATCCATTAATTCTCGATCTTTTGTCTTTAACATTGGAAGAAATTTTCATTTACGAGCTAGGAGGTAAAGGTTATGAAATCGATACTACCATTATTTAA
- a CDS encoding CapA family protein, which produces MFIKYKATDNLSVTLLSNMLICLLLLSTTFLSACNQNEDQNSKSETMKEEEQKEEKEAKEGKAQETETEQQNLEETNEIVISAVGDVMVHGPQLEAQYDSEKNEYDFNDNFEYIKPYIDQADLALANLETVLAGGERGYSGYPMFNSPDVLADALKNSGFNVLSTANNHSLDQGEAGLRRTVEVLEDRGLKAIGTKKQAEDDSYLIKEIEGIKIGLSAFTYETPRIDGQRTINGIPMSDKTAELIDSFNYDELNQDMEDLTERAEHLQDQGADVIAFFMHWGTEYERQPNEYQEKIAEELVDSGVDIIFGSHPHVVQPVEEIKTPSGEEGIVIYSMGNFLSNQRREYLDRPYTEDGVIMHVTIEKDAHADIEITETAYTPTWVHKYRENEERNYEIVPLPDALEHEKIYNLHTEESVNRAQQSLENTNKILTTDDSFTPEHIHSLFPPQD; this is translated from the coding sequence ATGTTTATCAAATACAAAGCTACCGACAATTTAAGTGTGACACTTCTTTCAAATATGTTAATTTGTTTGTTACTACTATCAACAACTTTTTTATCAGCATGTAACCAAAATGAGGATCAAAACAGTAAATCCGAGACCATGAAAGAAGAAGAACAAAAAGAAGAAAAGGAAGCTAAAGAGGGCAAAGCCCAAGAAACAGAAACCGAACAGCAAAATTTAGAAGAAACCAATGAAATTGTAATTTCTGCCGTTGGAGATGTTATGGTCCACGGTCCCCAGTTAGAAGCCCAGTACGACAGTGAGAAAAACGAATACGATTTTAATGATAATTTTGAGTACATAAAACCTTATATTGACCAGGCAGACCTGGCTCTAGCTAATTTGGAAACTGTTCTGGCGGGAGGAGAACGAGGTTATAGTGGTTATCCCATGTTCAATAGTCCCGATGTCTTGGCAGATGCTTTGAAAAATTCAGGTTTTAATGTTTTATCAACGGCTAATAACCACAGCCTTGATCAGGGAGAAGCTGGCCTAAGAAGAACAGTAGAAGTTTTAGAAGATAGAGGATTAAAGGCAATCGGCACAAAAAAACAAGCAGAGGATGACAGTTATTTGATCAAAGAAATTGAAGGAATCAAGATAGGGTTATCAGCTTTTACATATGAAACCCCTCGAATTGACGGGCAACGAACTATTAATGGCATCCCTATGTCTGATAAGACAGCCGAACTAATCGATAGTTTCAATTATGATGAATTAAATCAAGATATGGAAGATTTGACAGAAAGGGCTGAACATTTACAAGATCAGGGAGCAGATGTCATAGCTTTTTTCATGCACTGGGGAACGGAGTACGAAAGACAGCCCAATGAATATCAAGAAAAAATAGCAGAAGAACTGGTGGACAGTGGAGTAGATATAATCTTTGGGAGTCATCCCCATGTAGTTCAGCCAGTCGAGGAAATTAAAACACCTTCAGGAGAAGAAGGAATTGTGATTTATTCCATGGGAAATTTTCTTTCAAATCAAAGAAGGGAATATCTGGACCGGCCTTATACCGAAGACGGTGTGATTATGCATGTCACTATTGAAAAAGACGCCCATGCAGACATTGAAATAACTGAAACAGCTTATACGCCTACATGGGTACATAAATACCGTGAAAATGAAGAGAGGAACTACGAGATTGTACCTCTTCCCGATGCCTTAGAACATGAAAAAATTTACAACTTACATACAGAAGAAAGCGTTAACAGAGCACAACAATCATTAGAAAATACCAATAAGATATTGACAACTGATGATTCTTTTACACCCGAACACATTCATTCACTGTTCCCTCCACAGGACTAA
- a CDS encoding FAD-dependent oxidoreductase, translating to MEFRNLILGGIYLIKESFYQKYGFGNPPQSYWIASTHSTNYPVLDRDIKVDVAIVGGGLVGITAAYLLKQENLKVAVIESDKIAEGTTGHTTAKLTSQHNLIYDKLINHLGKEKAEIYAGANEFAIDFVENLINEKQIDCDFSRQPAIVYTQSDQYIQKIQKEVEAASSLGIDVKYLDSLPLPFEVKAAEQFENQAQFHPRKFLLPLAEEVHGNGSYIFEQTRAVDFHEDKPITVISENGYKVTADHVIIASHFPAYGSGGYYFARMYPDRSYALGIKTKEEFPGGMYITAEDPGRSLRFTPDNNDQNNQLVIVAGEHHKTGQGPNTNQHYQNLINFAKETYTVTDILYRWSTQDYTTLDDVPYVGRITSKSPNIYVATGFRKWGMTNSIVSAILLKDLIIKGESPWEPVYNPSRFETDPMIKNFVSSNMEVAKHLIGDKLKPVPSDFDIEPGEAKVIKYQGEKMGVYKDEGGEIHAVNITCTHMGCDLIWNAAELSWDCPCHGSRFTYRGDIIEGPALKSLQTRDPLRFNP from the coding sequence ATGGAATTTAGGAATTTGATATTAGGAGGGATTTATTTGATTAAAGAATCATTTTACCAAAAATACGGATTTGGTAACCCACCCCAATCTTACTGGATTGCATCAACTCACAGTACCAATTATCCTGTTTTGGACAGGGATATAAAAGTAGATGTTGCTATTGTGGGTGGAGGCCTTGTAGGAATAACTGCTGCGTATCTTTTGAAGCAAGAAAATCTTAAAGTAGCAGTTATAGAGTCAGATAAAATTGCTGAAGGGACAACAGGCCATACTACAGCCAAACTAACCTCCCAGCACAATTTAATATATGATAAACTGATTAATCACTTGGGTAAGGAAAAAGCAGAAATTTATGCAGGGGCCAACGAATTTGCCATAGATTTTGTTGAAAATCTTATCAATGAAAAACAAATAGACTGTGACTTTTCCAGACAACCTGCCATTGTCTATACCCAATCTGATCAATATATTCAGAAAATCCAAAAAGAAGTTGAAGCAGCATCAAGCCTGGGAATAGATGTCAAGTACCTAGATTCGTTACCTTTACCCTTTGAAGTAAAAGCTGCTGAACAGTTTGAAAACCAGGCCCAGTTTCATCCTAGAAAATTTTTATTGCCCCTGGCAGAAGAAGTGCATGGAAACGGAAGTTACATCTTTGAACAGACAAGGGCCGTGGACTTTCATGAGGATAAGCCGATTACAGTTATTTCAGAAAACGGATACAAGGTAACAGCTGATCATGTTATCATCGCTTCTCATTTTCCGGCTTACGGAAGTGGTGGATATTACTTTGCACGGATGTATCCTGACCGATCCTATGCCCTGGGAATAAAAACTAAAGAAGAATTTCCAGGTGGAATGTACATTACAGCCGAAGACCCAGGGCGTTCTTTGCGCTTCACACCGGATAATAATGATCAAAATAATCAATTAGTTATAGTAGCAGGTGAACACCATAAAACGGGACAGGGTCCAAACACAAATCAGCACTATCAAAACCTGATTAATTTTGCCAAGGAAACTTATACAGTGACAGATATTTTATACAGATGGTCCACCCAGGATTATACCACTTTAGATGATGTGCCCTATGTGGGTAGAATAACTTCAAAAAGTCCTAATATCTACGTCGCTACAGGCTTTAGAAAATGGGGGATGACCAACAGTATAGTTTCAGCAATTTTGCTAAAGGATCTGATAATTAAAGGTGAGAGTCCCTGGGAACCTGTATATAATCCATCAAGATTTGAAACAGATCCCATGATTAAAAACTTTGTCAGTTCTAATATGGAAGTAGCTAAACATTTGATAGGAGATAAACTAAAGCCCGTACCCAGTGACTTTGATATAGAGCCCGGAGAAGCGAAAGTGATCAAATATCAAGGAGAAAAAATGGGTGTTTATAAAGATGAAGGCGGTGAAATTCACGCTGTCAATATTACATGTACCCATATGGGATGTGATCTAATCTGGAATGCTGCCGAGCTTTCCTGGGATTGTCCCTGTCATGGCTCCAGGTTCACTTATAGAGGTGATATCATTGAAGGCCCCGCTCTCAAAAGCCTCCAAACCCGTGACCCCTTGAGGTTCAATCCATAA
- a CDS encoding glucose 1-dehydrogenase has protein sequence MINELFDLTGKTAIVTGASSGLGWRFSKVLAQAGANLSIVARRKEKLEQLREDIKNTVNSEKESLALQCDVQKEAEVKDVVEKTEQEFGKIDILINNAGISALAPVEDLEQEDWDKVMDTNLTGVFFFAKHAARKMKANKSGKIVNIASMFGKVGNTFFPATPYHASKGGVITLTQALAGELAQHGIQVNAIGPGFFESEMTQDAFGDESFHEYVRSRCPSQRPGREGELDGALIFLASESSSYVNGQTIFVDGGWTAV, from the coding sequence ATGATTAATGAGTTATTTGATTTGACTGGTAAAACTGCCATAGTGACTGGAGCTTCAAGTGGTTTAGGATGGCGGTTTTCCAAGGTACTGGCCCAGGCTGGTGCTAATCTTAGTATTGTTGCCCGGAGAAAGGAAAAGTTGGAACAGTTACGAGAAGATATAAAAAATACAGTAAATTCGGAAAAAGAAAGTTTGGCACTGCAATGTGATGTTCAGAAGGAAGCTGAAGTGAAGGATGTCGTGGAGAAAACTGAACAAGAATTTGGCAAGATAGATATACTTATAAATAATGCTGGAATTTCAGCCCTTGCTCCCGTTGAGGATTTGGAACAGGAAGATTGGGATAAGGTGATGGATACAAATTTAACAGGGGTGTTTTTCTTTGCTAAACATGCGGCTAGGAAAATGAAAGCAAATAAATCAGGGAAAATTGTCAATATTGCTTCTATGTTTGGAAAAGTCGGAAATACATTTTTTCCAGCTACACCTTATCATGCATCGAAAGGTGGGGTAATAACCTTAACCCAGGCTTTGGCCGGGGAGCTAGCCCAGCACGGGATACAAGTAAATGCCATCGGACCAGGTTTTTTTGAATCAGAGATGACCCAGGATGCTTTTGGTGACGAAAGTTTTCACGAATACGTTAGATCCAGGTGTCCATCTCAGAGACCAGGCAGAGAAGGAGAACTAGATGGAGCTCTAATTTTCTTAGCTTCTGAAAGTTCAAGTTATGTCAATGGTCAAACAATTTTTGTTGATGGTGGATGGACAGCTGTTTAA
- a CDS encoding WG repeat-containing protein has product MGIKISTVLLVFVLLLLFPGLSSEVLTEISFNGSNEQTKEKSQEQVKVRGFSDYYQLDTATKTENGIRYIPMRTLMSEMDMYITWQDDDQSIFAEREDLELETKIGEQHIRVNNQLITLQNEIRLIDNKSYLPMEFLEQIHTEVSLNEEDQIIDYTPMSAFPVVQNDRYGLIDEEGNKLLDKEFSNIRKQRATGDSDYRANFFMVTDQDENKGIWHPITQDFLIEPQYDRIHPLLEGLFLVREEDKNGLVNLKGETVLDTNYDSLYSFEEGLALVEKDDKYGYVDQSGKEVIDLQFSEVSRFEGGKAPVVKDGNYGVIDKSGEWLIEPEYSKEKYELSHLTDDLLRIAKKVTNDETVREMKYGIMDLSGEIIIEPQFDRIGDFYNGLAFVVDDEDFGYIDKNGEIVIEPQFENAYNFNTDIDGEAISVVIEDGQRGVINQEGEFIIEPVFDRIANVEDADVFIIEQDDEFGVIDKKGNKIIEAKYHRIHDLYSYSYDLDEHYFGVQVDDKIGLYHKSGEQITELIFNDINDPRDGYISVEQNDNWGVFDLEAGDFVIEPKYDSIGEFSQGLASVELDRQWGFIDKGGNVVIEPQFDSVRDFRDGLARIKINSEVGYIDTEGEFVYEPPEPPEPEKTIKIGTTPWLDTKLMSHIFHEALKVKGYDSEVVVSDIGVIFGDIAQDDSQRMDFTFSIYLPHNHEHYYEEYQDDIDKVGEALTGIDQGIAVPEYVSIDSIDDLKGKEEKFNSKIYGIDAGAGISTETEEVLKKYNLDMELITRGDYKIDDDEYEEYDLHDLMLKNLDEKYQAEDPVAITGWKPYYKWAKWDLKMLEDSKEIYTTADASYTFSRKGLEEDLPEIYEAVTNFEMSMEEINSLLLKKEKEDLDFEEIAKKYIDENEEMVESLFE; this is encoded by the coding sequence ATGGGGATAAAAATCAGCACAGTTTTATTAGTATTTGTTTTGCTTTTATTATTTCCAGGGTTGTCATCGGAAGTTTTAACTGAAATTTCTTTCAATGGCAGTAATGAGCAAACTAAAGAAAAAAGCCAAGAGCAAGTAAAGGTGAGAGGTTTCTCAGACTATTACCAATTGGACACCGCTACCAAAACCGAAAATGGCATCCGTTACATTCCTATGAGAACATTGATGTCAGAGATGGATATGTATATTACATGGCAGGATGACGATCAAAGTATCTTTGCAGAAAGAGAAGACCTGGAACTTGAGACCAAGATAGGAGAACAACATATTAGAGTTAATAATCAACTTATCACTCTTCAAAATGAAATTCGCTTAATTGATAATAAAAGTTATCTTCCCATGGAGTTTCTAGAGCAAATACATACAGAAGTTTCCTTGAACGAAGAAGATCAAATTATTGATTATACGCCCATGAGTGCCTTTCCAGTAGTTCAAAATGATAGATACGGATTGATTGACGAAGAGGGGAATAAATTATTAGATAAAGAATTCAGCAATATTCGAAAGCAACGAGCCACTGGCGATTCAGACTATCGTGCCAACTTTTTCATGGTAACAGATCAAGACGAAAATAAAGGCATCTGGCACCCAATTACCCAGGACTTTTTAATTGAACCCCAGTACGATCGAATTCATCCATTATTAGAGGGTCTGTTCCTTGTAAGAGAGGAGGACAAGAATGGTTTAGTTAATTTAAAAGGGGAGACCGTTCTTGATACGAATTACGATTCGCTCTATTCCTTTGAAGAAGGCTTAGCTTTAGTGGAAAAGGATGATAAATACGGTTATGTAGATCAATCCGGAAAAGAGGTTATCGATCTGCAATTTTCTGAAGTTAGTAGATTTGAAGGTGGAAAAGCTCCCGTTGTAAAGGATGGGAACTACGGCGTTATAGATAAATCAGGGGAATGGTTAATAGAACCGGAATATTCTAAGGAAAAATATGAGCTATCTCATCTTACAGATGATCTATTGAGAATTGCCAAAAAGGTGACAAACGATGAAACTGTTAGGGAAATGAAGTACGGTATCATGGATCTTTCCGGAGAAATAATCATAGAACCTCAGTTTGATAGAATAGGCGATTTTTATAATGGCCTTGCTTTTGTGGTCGATGATGAGGACTTTGGTTATATCGATAAAAATGGTGAAATAGTTATCGAACCTCAATTTGAAAATGCTTATAATTTCAATACTGATATCGATGGAGAAGCTATTAGTGTTGTTATCGAAGACGGACAGAGAGGTGTTATCAACCAAGAAGGAGAATTCATAATTGAACCTGTATTTGACCGGATAGCAAATGTTGAAGACGCCGATGTGTTTATTATCGAACAGGATGATGAATTTGGTGTTATTGATAAAAAAGGAAACAAGATAATAGAAGCCAAGTACCATCGAATTCATGACCTATATTCTTATAGCTACGATTTAGATGAACATTATTTTGGAGTCCAAGTCGATGATAAAATTGGCCTTTATCATAAATCAGGTGAGCAAATCACTGAGTTGATTTTTAATGATATCAACGATCCCAGGGATGGATATATTTCTGTTGAACAGAATGATAATTGGGGAGTTTTTGACCTGGAAGCTGGAGATTTTGTAATAGAACCTAAGTATGATAGTATAGGGGAGTTTTCTCAAGGCCTTGCCTCGGTTGAACTTGATAGACAATGGGGCTTTATTGACAAAGGAGGTAATGTGGTCATTGAACCACAATTTGATTCAGTCCGTGACTTTCGAGATGGCCTGGCCAGGATTAAAATAAACAGTGAAGTAGGTTATATTGATACCGAAGGTGAATTTGTGTACGAACCTCCAGAGCCCCCAGAACCTGAAAAAACAATTAAAATTGGGACTACTCCCTGGCTTGATACCAAATTGATGAGTCATATTTTCCATGAAGCCCTTAAGGTAAAAGGATATGATAGTGAAGTCGTAGTAAGTGATATAGGAGTAATATTTGGTGATATTGCTCAGGACGATTCTCAAAGAATGGACTTCACCTTTTCCATTTACTTGCCTCACAACCATGAACATTATTACGAAGAGTATCAAGATGATATAGATAAAGTGGGAGAGGCTTTAACTGGTATAGATCAAGGAATAGCAGTACCCGAGTATGTTTCCATTGATTCCATAGATGATCTAAAGGGAAAAGAAGAGAAGTTTAATAGTAAGATATACGGCATTGATGCTGGTGCCGGAATAAGCACTGAGACAGAAGAAGTTTTAAAAAAATACAACTTGGATATGGAGCTAATTACTAGAGGAGATTATAAAATTGATGATGACGAATACGAAGAGTATGATTTACATGATTTAATGCTAAAAAATTTAGATGAAAAGTATCAAGCCGAAGACCCAGTAGCCATTACCGGTTGGAAACCCTATTATAAATGGGCGAAATGGGACTTGAAGATGCTGGAAGATTCCAAGGAAATATATACAACAGCTGATGCCTCTTATACATTTAGTAGAAAGGGATTGGAAGAAGACCTTCCTGAAATTTATGAAGCCGTTACTAACTTTGAGATGAGCATGGAAGAAATCAATTCATTGCTTCTAAAAAAGGAGAAAGAAGATTTGGATTTTGAGGAAATAGCCAAAAAGTATATTGACGAAAATGAAGAGATGGTGGAAAGCTTGTTTGAGTAG
- a CDS encoding GntR family transcriptional regulator, translating to MIQLDLTDGRPLYEQIKEKIKFLIIRGVLKPDEKVPSVRELAQTLTINPNTIQKAYKDLETEGFIYSVRGRGSFVANLENVTNFKRKDDLLKELNKIVLELKYLDVTKNELVAVIENTYADNHENKSQKGSEGEDLDD from the coding sequence ATGATTCAACTAGACTTGACAGACGGCAGACCATTGTATGAACAAATCAAAGAAAAGATTAAGTTTTTAATTATTCGGGGAGTTTTAAAACCCGATGAAAAAGTCCCTTCAGTACGAGAGCTGGCCCAAACCTTGACAATAAATCCTAATACCATTCAAAAAGCCTACAAAGATTTGGAAACGGAAGGGTTTATTTACTCTGTCAGGGGCCGTGGTAGTTTCGTAGCTAACCTGGAGAATGTAACCAATTTCAAGAGAAAGGATGATTTATTAAAAGAATTAAATAAAATAGTACTCGAGCTCAAGTATTTAGATGTAACCAAAAATGAGTTAGTGGCTGTAATTGAAAACACATACGCCGATAATCATGAAAACAAGAGCCAAAAAGGCTCTGAGGGGGAGGATCTAGATGATTGA
- a CDS encoding superoxide dismutase family protein: MYDTRNIIKVAMARIKGGSLAPDLKGIVTFDSVKNGTVICADIEGLPSFQRESHQPPIGPHGFHLHEIGTCKEGNPEDPFQAAGGHWDPDNQPHGNHAGDFPVLFSHNGIARTCFFTSRFHVQDIIDKAVIIHESPDDFRTNPTGKSGRRLACGVVKYEYIDIKDHPMYKLRALN; this comes from the coding sequence ATGTATGATACTCGAAATATTATCAAAGTGGCTATGGCGCGGATAAAGGGTGGCTCATTAGCACCTGATCTCAAGGGAATCGTCACTTTTGACAGTGTTAAAAATGGTACAGTAATCTGTGCCGATATAGAAGGGCTACCATCTTTTCAGAGGGAATCTCATCAGCCTCCAATAGGGCCTCACGGTTTTCATCTTCACGAAATTGGTACCTGTAAGGAAGGCAATCCCGAAGATCCTTTTCAAGCAGCAGGGGGACATTGGGATCCAGATAACCAACCTCACGGAAACCACGCTGGTGATTTCCCAGTACTATTCTCCCATAATGGAATTGCACGTACATGCTTCTTTACAAGCCGCTTTCATGTACAAGATATTATTGACAAAGCAGTTATTATTCACGAAAGCCCCGACGATTTCAGAACGAATCCCACAGGTAAATCTGGAAGACGCTTAGCTTGTGGTGTTGTAAAGTACGAATATATTGACATTAAAGATCATCCAATGTATAAGCTAAGAGCATTAAATTAA